CAAGCTCGTCGAATGTCCGATCTGCGGTGCGAACGAGGTGAGCCGTTTGCCGTCGGCGCCGCGCCTGAACCTGTCGGGTGCGACCGGAACGAAAGCGCCGGCGGACGCAGGGGAAATGCAGGCGCGCGCGATGCGTGCCTTGCGCGAGGTACTGGAAAAGACCGAGAACGTGGGCGACCGCTTCGCCGAGGAAGCACGGCGCATTCACTACAATGAAGCGCCCGCACGCAATATTCGCGGTGTCACCACGCCGGAAGACGCGAAAGCCTTGGTCGAAGAAGGCATCGAAGTGATGCCGCTGCCGGTCCCGGCTGCCTTGAAGGAACCGCTGCAATAGCGCAGTGGCTCACTGGCGGCGGGTGGCGGCGGCCAGGAGACACTACGCATGAATCTGGACTATTCGCCCGCTGACAGCGCGTTCCGCGCCGACATCCGCGCCTGGCTTGAGACAAATCTGCCTCGGGAACTGAGCGACAAGGTACTCAATCACAAGCGGCTTTCCCGCGAAGACTTCGCAAGCTGGCACAAGCTGCTTGGCACGCGCGGCTGGTCTGCGCCAGCGTGGCCGAAAGAATACGGCGGCCCGGATTGGGACGCTACCCAACGGCACATCTGGGACGAAGAGTGCGCGCGTATCGGCGCGCCGTCCGTGCTGCCTTTCGGTGTCTCCATGGTGGCGCCCGTGTTGATGAAATACGGCAACGAGGCACAGAAGCGCCACTATTTGCCGCGCATTCTCGACGGTACGGACTGGTGGTGCCAGGGCTACTCGGAGCCGGGCTCGGGTTCGGATCTGGCGTCGCTGCGCACGCGCGCGGAGCGCGTCGGCGACCATTACGTGGTCAACGGTCAGAAAACGTGGACCACACTCGGCCAGTACGCCGACATGATGTTCTGCCTCGTGCGCACGGACAGCGGCGCCAAAAAGCAGGAGGGCATCTCGTTCCTGCTGATCGACATGAAAACGCCGGGTATCACCGTGCGGCCGATCATTACGCTCGACGAAGATCACGAAGTGAACGAAGTTTTCTTCGAAGACGTGAAGGTGCCGGTCGAGAATCTGGTCGGTGAAGAAAATCGTGGCTGGAC
This genomic stretch from Paraburkholderia dioscoreae harbors:
- a CDS encoding DUF1178 family protein yields the protein MKVLDLQCPHGHRFEGWFASADDFESQQSRKLVECPICGANEVSRLPSAPRLNLSGATGTKAPADAGEMQARAMRALREVLEKTENVGDRFAEEARRIHYNEAPARNIRGVTTPEDAKALVEEGIEVMPLPVPAALKEPLQ
- a CDS encoding acyl-CoA dehydrogenase family protein translates to MNLDYSPADSAFRADIRAWLETNLPRELSDKVLNHKRLSREDFASWHKLLGTRGWSAPAWPKEYGGPDWDATQRHIWDEECARIGAPSVLPFGVSMVAPVLMKYGNEAQKRHYLPRILDGTDWWCQGYSEPGSGSDLASLRTRAERVGDHYVVNGQKTWTTLGQYADMMFCLVRTDSGAKKQEGISFLLIDMKTPGITVRPIITLDEDHEVNEVFFEDVKVPVENLVGEENRGWTYAKYLLGHERTGIARVGQSKRELVFLKRLALSQKKNGKPLLQDPVFAAKVANLEIELMALEVTVQRVVANETGGRGPGPEASMLKIKGTEVQQALTELMFEAVGPLAAPFDIPFLEGEREHSLAGEDDAAPLAAYYFNFRKTSIYGGSNEIQKNIIAQMILGL